The Collibacillus ludicampi region CCCTTCACGAGTACGGCGTGAAATGCCAGTTTATCACCCGCCAGGATCCCAGTGAATTATCATCTCAGTTAATAAAATCATTATTTACCTGTAATATTCTCCAACCCCATCTTACAAAAGAAGAGGAAATATTTTCTGTGTGCCAAATCATCCAAAACCCTTCATCTACCATCCTCGTTTTAGACTCCTACGACATTGACACCTATGACCTGCGGCAACTAAAAAAAATCGGTGTTCCTTTGGTCCTCATTGACGATTTTGCTCAGTTACCCTTTTATGATTGTGATCTGATTATCAATCAAAATCTGTTTGCGGAAACTTTGAATTATGCGACGAATGAAAATACAAAAGTTTTACGGGGACCGCGTTTTGCTTTGTTGCGTCGTGAATTTTATGAACAGCGTCAAACACTGAAACGTACGCATCCATTTCGCGCGAAACGGATCCTTGTGACCATGGGGGGATCGGATCCGGCACAGGGAACATTGAAGGTCTTAAAGGCGATCCATGATCTAGATGAACATATAAAAAATCGATTGGAGATTACAGTTGTGTTAGGCAAAGCGTTTACAGATCATGTGAAGATAGAGGCTGAAGCGAGACAGTTGAGAAATGTCGCGTTGATTCATCACAGTCAGCAAATGTCTGTATTGATGGCCAATACGGATCTTTCCATTAGCGCTGGGGGAAGTACGGTTTATGAATTGGCCGCACTTGGGGTTCCCAGCCTGATCGTGTCGATTGCTGGCAATCAAATAGCCGTGGGGGAAGCATTACAACACAAGAAAGCTTCTGTTTACCTTGGGCGTATTGAACAGGTTTCTATTGAAGAAATACGACAGAAGATTCAGTGGTTGCTTTTAGACCGATTCGTGCGAAAACAATTGAGCCGGCAATCCTTTAAACTGGTAGATGCCCGGGGAGCGGACCGGGTAGCCCGTATAATTCTTGAGGAGTTGATCTGAAGGTGAATGGGATTGACAGGAGAGAAAAACGGATTCGTATAGGAAAATGGCTGATCGGAGAAGAGGAACCTTGTTTCATCATCGCAGAAGCAGGGGCAAATCATAATCGGGATCTGGGAATGGCGAAGGCATTGATTGACGTGGCAGCTGAAGCTGGATGCAACGCTGTCAAATTTCAAACCTACTCAGCAAATACCCTCTATTCCCGCAAAACCCCTCATTTTACTTATCTGGGTAATCAAAATGTATATGAACTCATTCGACAATGTGAACTGCCGAGAGCGTGGCAGCGAGAACTTTATGAGTATGCACAAACACGTTCCATTCTTTTCCTATCTTCTCCTTTTGATATACGAGCAATCGATGAACTGTATGAAATAGGTATAGAGGCCTTTAAAATTGCCTCCTTTGAACTGGTGGATACGACTCTCATCCAACATGCGGCAAGCAAAGGAAAACCGTTGATTCTCTCGACGGGGATGGCCAACCTCGGGGAAATCGAAGAAGCCATTCAGATAGCCGTGAATACGGGGAATGATCAAATTATCTTGCTTCATTGTAACTCCTTGTATCCCACACTTCCAGAGAACGTGAATCTACGAGCGATGATCACGATGAAGCATGCTTTTCCCTATCCCGTTGGTTTTTCCGACCACACCATAGGTACCACCATTCCCATAGCGGCTGTTGCCATGGGTGCTCATGTTATTGAAAAACACTTTACGCTCAGCCGAAACTTATCTGGACCCGATCACGGACCCTTTGCCCTTGAACCTGAAGAATTAAAAATGATGGTTCATCAAATTCGTAATGTAGAAAAATCTTTCGGCGATGGAATCAAAAGGCGATCCATAGCGGAAGAGGAGATGGTACAAAAAGGAAGACGGAGTGTGATCGCCGCGAGAGACATTCCTCAAGGTACGAAGATTACGCGGGATATGATTATGATTAAACGACCCGGTACCGGGATTTCTCCTAAATATGTGGACCTGATTGTCGGCAGAGAAGCAAAGCAACATATTCAAGAGGATGATCCGATTACGTGGGACATGATTTAGTGAGGTGTCTTCATGTTCGTCTGTCGTGAAGCAGAGTGGAAGGATTGTAACATGATTTTGGATTGGAGGAACGATCCGGTTACACGCATCAACTCATTGGATAGTCGTGAAATTTCTCAAGAAGAACATGAAGCCTGGTTTCGCCGTAGTTTATCGCTGCCGGATCGTATACTTTTTATCATTGAAAAAGATCATGTTGCGATAGGCGTTTTACGTTTCGATCAAATTGACGAAAAACGAATGGAGGTAAGTATTCATCTGGCACCAGAAGCGAGAAACCGCGGATATGGACAAAACATCCTAAAAATGAGCTGTGAACTTGCAAGAACATGTCGCCCGCAGATACAAACACTGGTGGCAAAGATAAAAAAAGAAAACCTTCTATCCATAAAAAGCTTCACGAAGGCCGGTTTTCGGATAGAAAATGAAGGAGGAAATCTCGTGTATATGTTTCTTGACATGTAAAAACGTGAGAATTTACTTAGTTATCCCTAAAAAATACAGGAATAAATGAGGGTGTCCCTGAGTTCAAGATGTTCATTACAAGACCCCTGAACCCATATGTTCAAGGCTTCAGCGTGTAGACAAAGTACCGAAGGTACAAGGTCTACACGTTGAGCGGTCTGGAAAAAAGCGGCCTTTTATTTTGGCAAACCCTTCAAACGTTCCGGAAGTGTTTTATATATCGTTTTTTATTTACGAGATGTGTCGAACAATCGGTTCCTTGCTCCCTCGAATTTGAATGACAAAGCCGGATGCCAATACACAGAGTATACCTGCAACGATAAATATGAATGTGTAGGTTCCGAGAAACGAGTGCATAACACCACCTCCGAAAGCCGCAGTTGCAGCTCCCAGTTGGTGAGAAGCCCAAACCCAACCAAATACGATCCCGCTATGTTTTCCGAATGAGCGGTCACACAAACGTACGGTTGGTGGTACTGTTGCCACCCAATCCAAACCGTAAAACACAACGAAAAGAGTCAAACCCAAAAACGTGGAATCCAAAGCATAAGGCAGGAACACTAGAGAAAGTCCTCGCAATCCATAGTACCAAAATAAGAGCCATCGACTGTCCCAGCGATCCGAAAGCCAACCGGATACTGTGGTTCCAATGATGTCAAAAACCCCCATAACAGCCAACATACTCGCTGCCGTTACTTCTGGGATGCCATGCTCCACACATGCAGGGATTAAGTGGGTACCAATTAAACCATTGGTAGATAAACCACATATAAAGAAACTTCCTGAAAGAAGCCAAAAATGTTTCGAACGAATCCCTACTTGGAGACCTTTTATCGCTGAAATGAATGGGTTTTCGATCGAATTCTTCATGGGCTCAATCGGTTCTGTCGCTCCATATGGCAGCATTCCCACATCGCAAGGTCTTTCACGCATGAAAAAAACAATGAACAAAATGACAATGAGGGACGCGATTGAGGTCACCCACACAGTCATTTGCCAATTGATATCGGTCGCTAATTTAGCGAGCAACGGTAAAAAAACAAGTTGACCCGTTGCCCCACTTGCCGTAAGGATTCCAATGACTAACCCTTTCCGTTTTTTAAACCACCGATTTGTGACAACGGCTCCCAGAACGGAAGAGGTGAATCCTGTTCCAATTCCGACCACCAATCCCCACAACAGAATGAATTGCCATGGAGATTGCATCCATGCGGAGAGTCCAGTGCCCATCATTAACATCAACAAAGCGACAATCATGATTCGTTTGGATTCCAAACCTCTCCATTAGGGCTGCTGCAAATGGTCCACATAGTCCGTATAAAGCCAAATTGATGGCAATCGGGAATGTGGTAATCGTTCGGTCCCATCCAAAATGCATTTCCAAGGGCATGATAAGCACTCCGGGTGTCGAACGAATGCCCGCCGAAACCAAAAGTGTCAAAAACGTGATTCCCGCAATAATCCATCCATAATGAATCGTTCTCTTGGCAGACGTTTTCGTCCATTCGTGGTCAACCATTGCAATGACTCCCTCCTTGACAATATATTACATAAAGACGTGATATTTGTAAAAATGAAACATTTGAACAATTGATTCAATTTTATTGAAGTGTAAGGTCATTTAGTGAGTTTTGAGGGTACTGAGCATAGAAAAATAAAATCACGATGGTCTCATGTTCCATAGCTAAACAATGGTTCTCAAAGAAAAAACCCAGCCAGTAGAGGCCGGGGCTCGAACCTATTTCACAACCTACCACTCAACTGTTTTGTCTGTAATAATTCCGTCTGTTTTTGTATACGCAGTGAGTGACCCTTCTTTTGCCTGGATACATATGTAGTAAAGATCCTCAGAAGAATTATTCCGGATAGCGCGTACTCCATCTGGGGCAACACGGATTGAAGTTCCTTCACGAACATCGATAATTTTACCGTCAACCTGTAACTGTCCGGATCCTTTGACAATAATAAAGAGTTCTTCATTTTGTTTGTGTTTATGTCGGAAATGAGAACCTTCTCCTGGTGGCAATCTATTAAGAGACACTTCCATTCCAGTCAATTGCAGAGTGTCTTTTAGAAACACCTTCTGCATATTTGCCCAATCTACCTGTATACTCGTAAAGTTTTGTCCTTTCGACATTTGTCCATTCATGATAATCATACCTCACTTATTTTGATTTTTTCTAAAATATATAATCGCATCATAATTTCAACCACCCCTACATGGTTCAAAGAAATGCATCAGTTTTGCTTTGGAAGAATTGCTACCGTACATCTTGATGCACAAATCAATTTTTCATTTTCATCTGTTATCTTGATTTCCCAGATCATTGTCGATTTTCCTTAATGAATAGGAATTCCTATGGCTGTAACCATGCCATCCTTTTTCCCACGAATATGGTTAGCATTGATTTTAAGTCCTACCACATATTCTTTTTCCATATCTATGAGATTCCACGTTCCCACACTTGCAACGGTTTCCGCTAACACCACAGATGCTCCACCGTGTAGCATACCAAATGGTTGCCGAGTAGCATCATGAACCGGCATTGTCGCTACCACTTCATCTTAGGATACCTTAATAACATCAATTCCAAGAACTTCTAAAATGGTATTCTTTGTGCTCATTCTTTTCGTCCATTCGTGATCAACCATTGCAAATACTCCCTCCTTGACAATATAATACGTAAAGGCGTTTTATTTGTAAAAACGAAATATATGAACAATTGATTCAAATTTATTGAAGTGTAGGGATGTGCATGGATATTCGAGCGTTAAAAACCTTCCAAACTGTTGTTAGACTGGGGAGTTTTCAACGGGCTGCCGAGGACCTCCAATATGCGCAGTCAACAGTTACGATGCAAATACAAAAGCTCGAATCTGAACTAGGGGTCCAACTGTTTGAAAGAGGTAAAAAGATACGTCTGACTGAAGCTGGACGTATCCTGAATCGGCAAGTGACATATATTCTGAACGATATTGAGCAATTGCGTCAAACCATGGCGGATATACAGTCTGGGGAAACAGGAAACATTCGCATCGGATGTATGGAACCTACGGCAAGTCTCCGTCTTCCCGACATACTTGCTCAATATTGTAAGGCACGCCCCAAAGTACAGGTGACACTAGAAATCGGCAATACAGTCACGATCACAGAACGAGTATATTCCGGGGATCTTGATATCGGGATCTGTACAGCACCCGACACAGACTTCGGACTCAATTTTGAACCGTTATTTGTCGAAGAACTTGCTTTGCTCGTACCTATTACACATCCATTGGCAAAAAAAGAGGAAATGATTGCGGAAGATTTAAGAGGAGAGCGGCTGGTGCTCACCGGGAGAAATTGTGCTTATCGAAGAAAACTCGAACATCTGTTATTGGAGAAAGGAAACAGCGTATATCCGATCATACAGACAAGTAGCATAGAATCAATAAAACGATTGGTGCAAGTAGGTTGCGGGATTGGAATCATCCCTCGCGTGTCCGTTAGTTCTCCTCCCTCGGGAACTGTTTTGAAATCGGTGCAAGATTTGGAACTGGATGTAACCATCGGAATTTTGCACCGA contains the following coding sequences:
- the pseG gene encoding UDP-2,4-diacetamido-2,4,6-trideoxy-beta-L-altropyranose hydrolase, coding for MNNKSQGEKVSVYFRADASFKIGTGHVQRCIALAQALHEYGVKCQFITRQDPSELSSQLIKSLFTCNILQPHLTKEEEIFSVCQIIQNPSSTILVLDSYDIDTYDLRQLKKIGVPLVLIDDFAQLPFYDCDLIINQNLFAETLNYATNENTKVLRGPRFALLRREFYEQRQTLKRTHPFRAKRILVTMGGSDPAQGTLKVLKAIHDLDEHIKNRLEITVVLGKAFTDHVKIEAEARQLRNVALIHHSQQMSVLMANTDLSISAGGSTVYELAALGVPSLIVSIAGNQIAVGEALQHKKASVYLGRIEQVSIEEIRQKIQWLLLDRFVRKQLSRQSFKLVDARGADRVARIILEELI
- a CDS encoding N-acetylneuraminate synthase family protein, which translates into the protein MNGIDRREKRIRIGKWLIGEEEPCFIIAEAGANHNRDLGMAKALIDVAAEAGCNAVKFQTYSANTLYSRKTPHFTYLGNQNVYELIRQCELPRAWQRELYEYAQTRSILFLSSPFDIRAIDELYEIGIEAFKIASFELVDTTLIQHAASKGKPLILSTGMANLGEIEEAIQIAVNTGNDQIILLHCNSLYPTLPENVNLRAMITMKHAFPYPVGFSDHTIGTTIPIAAVAMGAHVIEKHFTLSRNLSGPDHGPFALEPEELKMMVHQIRNVEKSFGDGIKRRSIAEEEMVQKGRRSVIAARDIPQGTKITRDMIMIKRPGTGISPKYVDLIVGREAKQHIQEDDPITWDMI
- a CDS encoding GNAT family N-acetyltransferase, producing MFVCREAEWKDCNMILDWRNDPVTRINSLDSREISQEEHEAWFRRSLSLPDRILFIIEKDHVAIGVLRFDQIDEKRMEVSIHLAPEARNRGYGQNILKMSCELARTCRPQIQTLVAKIKKENLLSIKSFTKAGFRIENEGGNLVYMFLDM
- a CDS encoding cupin domain-containing protein — encoded protein: MIIMNGQMSKGQNFTSIQVDWANMQKVFLKDTLQLTGMEVSLNRLPPGEGSHFRHKHKQNEELFIIVKGSGQLQVDGKIIDVREGTSIRVAPDGVRAIRNNSSEDLYYICIQAKEGSLTAYTKTDGIITDKTVEW
- a CDS encoding LysR family transcriptional regulator, which translates into the protein MDIRALKTFQTVVRLGSFQRAAEDLQYAQSTVTMQIQKLESELGVQLFERGKKIRLTEAGRILNRQVTYILNDIEQLRQTMADIQSGETGNIRIGCMEPTASLRLPDILAQYCKARPKVQVTLEIGNTVTITERVYSGDLDIGICTAPDTDFGLNFEPLFVEELALLVPITHPLAKKEEMIAEDLRGERLVLTGRNCAYRRKLEHLLLEKGNSVYPIIQTSSIESIKRLVQVGCGIGIIPRVSVSSPPSGTVLKSVQDLELDVTIGILHRFDEYVSPAMESMIHALRVSLKVSQ